In a genomic window of Sutcliffiella sp. FSL R7-0096:
- a CDS encoding PAS domain S-box protein, with product MSTPDSLLKKEKKQSVESITKVQMIIVVSENGNVQYVSSTCEALLGYTRKELIDTGLEKWINSEDLYLIESLIYQPSHQTHCYFRMKKKDGSLLWMEAVLSEVNSPMGEEKEIVLQLSRTSDHENLTKQEIGSSIAMPTSRRKLEQQQTEIETDIDDEDYSAYDLIEHLPNGVFIFVDGIIKYVNEAGTSMLGAYKKEQILDTSVYEYIEENYHEIVEKRIKSVQQGFRVGQMEQRWKRFDGRAIDVEITSNHTTFKGEPASFVMLVDISHRKNFHKILQNSRERFRKLVQNSIDTIAVICDEKWTFINESGLKMFEVDNYGEIFGQSIYENISKEDFQRIWKEVHLQHNGTKLPTFVQEWTTLKGNGIFTEFVGIPTTYLGKDALQVIIRDITERKQAEALMLQSEKLSVAGQLAAGIAHEIRNPLTAIKGFFKLLEREMEEKKEYFHIIESELSRIELILSELLLLAKPHQVYIHEVSVHTLLKDVATLLETQAIMNNVWFDLKLNADYPMFKCDENQMKQVFINLIKNGIEAMPNGGTIFIDTKEEEEEVVIRLRDEGTGIPEDIIARLGEPFFTTKSTGTGLGLMITFNIIKNHDGKIHVTSEVNKGTIIEVRFQKA from the coding sequence TTGAGTACCCCCGACTCTTTATTGAAAAAAGAGAAGAAGCAATCTGTTGAATCTATTACAAAAGTACAAATGATCATTGTGGTATCGGAAAACGGAAACGTTCAATATGTATCCTCCACTTGTGAAGCTTTATTAGGCTATACAAGGAAAGAGTTGATAGATACTGGACTAGAGAAATGGATCAATTCGGAAGACCTATATTTAATAGAAAGCTTGATCTATCAACCTTCCCATCAGACCCACTGCTATTTCCGGATGAAAAAGAAAGATGGTTCACTCTTATGGATGGAGGCGGTCCTATCAGAAGTGAACTCACCGATGGGAGAGGAAAAGGAAATAGTTTTGCAGCTCTCACGTACATCAGACCATGAGAATCTTACAAAACAAGAGATAGGAAGCTCTATCGCGATGCCGACTTCCCGAAGAAAGCTTGAACAACAGCAGACAGAAATAGAAACAGATATAGATGATGAAGATTATTCTGCCTACGACTTAATTGAACACCTGCCAAACGGGGTCTTTATCTTTGTGGATGGAATAATCAAGTATGTCAATGAAGCTGGCACATCAATGCTTGGAGCTTATAAGAAGGAACAAATATTGGATACCTCCGTGTATGAATACATAGAAGAAAATTATCATGAAATCGTGGAAAAACGGATTAAATCTGTTCAACAAGGCTTTCGGGTTGGCCAGATGGAACAAAGGTGGAAGCGATTTGATGGAAGGGCGATTGATGTTGAAATCACCTCAAACCACACTACGTTTAAGGGGGAGCCTGCATCTTTTGTCATGCTCGTTGATATTTCACATAGAAAGAATTTTCATAAAATCCTTCAAAATAGTAGAGAGCGTTTTCGGAAATTGGTACAAAACTCCATCGACACGATTGCAGTGATTTGTGATGAAAAATGGACGTTTATCAATGAATCCGGCTTAAAGATGTTTGAAGTGGACAACTATGGAGAGATTTTTGGTCAGAGTATCTATGAAAATATCTCAAAGGAAGATTTTCAAAGAATATGGAAGGAGGTACACCTGCAGCACAATGGAACAAAGCTTCCGACATTTGTACAAGAGTGGACGACATTGAAAGGCAACGGAATTTTTACGGAGTTTGTCGGTATACCTACTACTTACCTTGGAAAAGATGCACTTCAGGTCATCATCCGGGATATAACAGAGAGGAAACAGGCGGAAGCATTGATGTTGCAATCGGAGAAACTATCGGTTGCGGGGCAATTGGCTGCTGGTATTGCCCATGAAATCCGAAATCCGTTAACCGCCATCAAAGGATTTTTTAAACTGCTTGAGAGGGAGATGGAGGAGAAAAAGGAGTACTTCCATATCATTGAATCGGAGCTCAGCAGAATAGAGCTAATCTTAAGTGAACTTCTATTGCTCGCAAAGCCACATCAAGTGTACATTCACGAGGTATCTGTTCACACCCTACTAAAAGATGTCGCAACGTTGCTCGAAACACAGGCAATCATGAATAATGTATGGTTTGATTTAAAGTTGAATGCAGATTATCCAATGTTTAAATGTGATGAAAATCAGATGAAACAAGTTTTTATCAATCTGATCAAAAACGGTATCGAGGCGATGCCGAACGGCGGAACCATTTTCATTGATACAAAAGAAGAGGAAGAGGAAGTAGTCATCAGGCTAAGAGATGAGGGCACTGGAATTCCGGAAGACATCATAGCCAGATTGGGTGAACCGTTTTTTACCACCAAATCGACGGGCACGGGACTGGGTTTGATGATTACATTCAATATTATTAAAAATCACGATGGTAAGATTCATGTTACAAGTGAAGTGAATAAGGGGACCATAATAGAAGTGCGATTTCAGAAAGCATAA
- the hutG gene encoding formimidoylglutamase — MSRPAFLQAAGAPPFVDRHYPKAAELLQAWDGEEEVTGTTLIGVPLSKPSISHSGASFTPVVVRKLLQSYSTYAVEGEVDLRESSMLTDAGDIHMHATDIKESYRRIEEAVSSLLGKNKDCIPLFIGGDHSITFSTISGMSEVKTGKIGVIQFDAHHDLRNTEDGGPTNGTPFRRLLEAEVLEGDHLVQIGIRNYSNSSYYHHYAKENGIKVFTMGDVKRKGIPDVIRESVEHLKGKVEHIYLSIDIDVLDQAYAPGCPAIGPGGMTSDQLLEAIYLLGTEETVCGLDIVEIDPTIDFRDMTSRVAVHCLLEFLRGRASKR; from the coding sequence TTGAGTAGACCGGCTTTTTTACAGGCGGCAGGAGCTCCGCCATTCGTCGATCGTCATTATCCGAAAGCGGCAGAACTACTACAAGCATGGGACGGAGAGGAGGAGGTCACAGGGACGACCCTTATAGGAGTCCCTCTCTCCAAGCCTTCCATCAGTCATTCGGGTGCAAGTTTTACACCAGTCGTGGTGAGAAAACTGCTTCAGTCCTATTCCACCTATGCAGTGGAGGGGGAGGTGGACCTTCGGGAATCATCGATGCTGACCGATGCAGGAGACATCCATATGCATGCTACAGACATAAAGGAATCCTATCGAAGAATTGAAGAGGCGGTGTCCTCCCTACTAGGGAAAAATAAAGATTGTATCCCATTATTCATTGGTGGCGATCATTCCATCACTTTTTCAACCATATCTGGAATGAGTGAAGTGAAAACAGGGAAAATCGGAGTCATTCAATTTGATGCCCATCACGATCTTAGAAACACGGAAGATGGTGGGCCGACAAACGGTACTCCATTCCGAAGACTGCTCGAAGCGGAGGTGTTGGAAGGCGACCATCTGGTACAGATTGGAATCAGGAATTATTCCAACAGCTCCTATTATCATCACTATGCGAAAGAAAATGGGATTAAGGTTTTCACGATGGGTGATGTGAAAAGGAAAGGGATTCCTGATGTAATAAGGGAATCAGTGGAGCACCTAAAGGGAAAAGTGGAGCATATCTACCTATCCATTGATATCGATGTGCTCGATCAGGCGTATGCGCCAGGCTGTCCTGCCATCGGTCCAGGTGGGATGACAAGTGATCAGCTTCTCGAAGCAATCTATTTATTGGGAACGGAAGAAACGGTGTGTGGACTTGACATTGTGGAAATCGATCCTACCATTGATTTTCGTGACATGACCAGCAGAGTGGCCGTTCATTGCCTGTTGGAATTTTTACGGGGGAGAGCTTCGAAAAGATAG
- a CDS encoding NAD(P)-dependent oxidoreductase has translation MNNELHKVAFIGTGVMGSSMAGHLLERGYEVSVFTRSREKALGLVERGAVWKASAGEAAAGADVVITMVGYPKDVEEVYLGENGILAHARDGAYLIDMTTSTPTLAKQIYLKAKDRGLHSLDAPVSGGDIGAREGRLTIMVGGDEMAFNACLPIFQTFGANIIHQGEAGAGQHTKMCNQIAIATNMIGVCEALAYADSAGLDPENVLKSISSGAAGSWSLSNLAPRIIAGNYEPGFFVKHFIKDMEIALDEADRMGLDVPGLSLAREMYVKLSSQGEAESGTQALYKLFKNTTIH, from the coding sequence ATGAATAACGAATTACATAAAGTTGCATTTATTGGTACGGGTGTGATGGGAAGTAGTATGGCGGGACATTTGCTTGAGCGTGGGTATGAGGTGAGTGTGTTTACTCGTTCGAGGGAGAAGGCTCTTGGGTTGGTTGAGCGTGGTGCGGTTTGGAAGGCTAGTGCGGGGGAGGCTGCAGCTGGTGCCGATGTGGTGATTACGATGGTCGGTTATCCAAAGGATGTGGAGGAAGTTTATTTGGGAGAGAACGGCATCTTGGCTCATGCACGAGATGGCGCCTACCTGATTGACATGACCACATCCACTCCTACATTAGCCAAGCAAATTTATCTGAAAGCTAAGGACCGAGGGCTTCATAGTCTGGATGCCCCCGTTTCCGGGGGAGATATCGGCGCACGGGAAGGCCGCCTTACCATAATGGTCGGAGGAGACGAGATGGCTTTTAATGCCTGTTTGCCGATCTTCCAAACTTTCGGGGCGAACATTATCCACCAAGGAGAGGCAGGAGCAGGCCAGCATACGAAAATGTGCAACCAGATTGCCATTGCCACTAATATGATTGGCGTTTGTGAGGCATTGGCTTATGCTGATAGTGCAGGACTTGATCCCGAGAATGTACTTAAAAGTATTTCTAGCGGGGCTGCAGGAAGCTGGTCCTTATCAAACCTTGCCCCTCGTATTATAGCCGGAAACTATGAACCTGGCTTTTTCGTCAAACATTTCATTAAAGACATGGAAATTGCACTGGATGAAGCGGACCGAATGGGACTTGATGTTCCCGGGCTTTCTCTTGCACGGGAAATGTATGTAAAACTTTCCTCCCAGGGCGAGGCGGAGAGCGGCACACAGGCGCTTTACAAACTTTTCAAAAATACAACGATACACTAA